The proteins below come from a single Drosophila miranda strain MSH22 chromosome Y unlocalized genomic scaffold, D.miranda_PacBio2.1 Contig_Y1_pilon, whole genome shotgun sequence genomic window:
- the LOC117191156 gene encoding uncharacterized protein LOC117191156 yields MTLENLTRAEVKARYPILFDRTSPNLRDQGEFPRPSWQSNRSPEFLNNSLESAREIHSVTSFAEVTKSNRVAARNAEAAKAAANMAEWKNSINSDYVQMSEKFVRSSSVASSLAQDKLNALGAKLTAFLIDPNNIIKGDSLANKFIKEIREFVNASNAELDRRQIAQGMAVGSQNIQQ; encoded by the exons ATGACACTGGAAAACCTAACTAGAGCTGAGGTCAAGGCTAGATATCCGATCCTTTTTGATAGAACTTCCCCCAACCTAAGGGATCAAGGGGAATTTCCTAGACCCAGTTGGCAATCTAACCGCTCCCCTGAATTCTTAAATAACAGCTTAGAGTCCGCCAGGGAA ATTCATTCTGTCACCTCTTTCGCGGAAGTGACCAAATCCAATAGGGTTGCCGCCCGGAACGCAGAGGCGGCcaaggcagcagccaacatggcagagtggaagaactcaataaactcagactACGTCCAAATGAGCGAGAAATTTGTGAGATCTTCATCCGTGGCATCTTCTCTGGCCCAGGACAAGCTAAACGCACTAGGAgccaaactcacagcgttcctgATTGATCCAAACAACATCATTAAAGGGGATtctttagcgaataaatttattaaggaAATTAGAGAATTTGTCAATGCTTCCAACGCAGAACTAGATAGGCGTCAGATTGCCCAAGGGATGGCAGTTGGTTCTCAAAACATCCAACAATGA